TATGCTTAGATTCTGAAAGATGCGAATGGAGCAGATTATTTCATTGAGAATGGCTATTTCTGCATTTTCTTTGTTGCTATTAGTTCAATTACCAAGTGTACTTGCCTCTAGGTTTGCCTTACATTCAAAGGTTTGCGGAACTGATCACATAGCCTATTCAAATTTTCATGGTCATGAAGTGTTTTATATAAATAGGAGTCAAGTGGACAAAAGTTCATTTTGTAAGGCCCTCTACTACCACTATGCAAATAATTGCATCTTCGAGAGCTATCATGGTATTAGCCACTGTGCGTCGGAGCTTTCAGTAGGTATGTACTAATATGAAAGTCTCACTCTTGTTTCTTTGCTTTAAGAGCTTAACACGCCATTGATTTGAAGCTTGCTAATTTATGCAATTCTAATTAACTCGTACTATTGTAACAGCTGGCTGGTCCCTCAAGCTAGGACGAAAACTTTTGCTAAAGGATATTGGTCAGGATACTCCTCCTAAAGACAAGATGAATGATAGCAAGAGTTTTTCAACCACCAAACAAGTTGGTATAGTAGCCAGTGGAATTGTTGCCATCAGTTGCCTTCTTATATGTCCTTGTTTTTATGGGAAGAGGAAAGCAACTTCTCACACTGTTCTTGCAAAAGATCCAGTTTCAAGTGAGTCCAGTACCATTTAATTGTATATTTCATCATGACATCATCTATAATACTGGATTGGGCTCTATTTGTCAATATGTTCAACATTATTAGTTAGATCAAGAACTAGTTTTATGATGACAGTCATTTGAATTTTGTGAATTTGTTTGGTCACTGATCCTTTTTCTTCACTATGTGTCTGTTATGAAATTAACAATTTACTCGTTTGCATTATTGCAGTGGATTCAGTTAAATCGTTGGATAATAATTCTGCTTCCGAAAAGGTTCCACCTAGTCCACTTCGGGTGCCGCCAAGTCCAAAATATTCAATATCCCCAAAACTCAGTAGACTAGGGTCAATCCATCTGAATTTGAGTCAGGTTGCAAGAGCTACACAAAATTTTTCAAGATCACTTCAGATAGGCGAGGGAGGCTTTGGAACTGTCTACAGGGCCCAACTAGAAGATGGGCAAGTGGTTGCCATAAAACGAGCAAAGAAGGTAATAATTCCTTTCATGACCATCGATAAACTAGTTTCTCACAGTTATCCTACTTTTCATAGACTTATAGAAATGTGCAGTCAATTACATAAGCACAAAAATGTGTATGACTGTATAGTGAGCATGTATTTTTATGTTGCATAGATGGAAACCCTGTATGAGATTAATAGGAAGCTAGAGGAGCTTTCAAGTTAAAAAGAACAAACATAGAGTgcaatcaataaattttaaatgatggGAAGGGAAGTTAATGAAATCAGGTTAATGTGTAATGTAAGATGTCTCAGACTCTCAGGTGCATACATTTGACATTTGTAGTCTATATATGATGCAATTTCATGATGGAAATGAGGAGGATGTCAGCCATAATAGTGTATCAGGATGGACGAAATGGATAAAGTGAAAATGGGTTCCTACAAAACCCTTAGTTTCTAGACTAGTAGATGGAAAATTGTATGCCCAGCAATTTGACTGGCTGTGATGTATGCCTAAGAGCATAGGGTGGTAAAGAAACAAGCTGGCAATGCATAGATAATGATTTTAAGTTGGACCTTTAGAATATGAATGGCTGTATGGGTAATTAGTGCATGGTAGGAAGGTGAATGGAGTACTGGTAGTTATAGGTTGAGAGGAAATTAAATGATGTGGTCTACAAATGCGTATTATGGCAGGTCAAGCATATTGAAATTGCAAGACGGATGAAAGTAAGGGTTAGATAAGAGGAAGTGGAGcaaattagagaaaaaaaaggaGCCGCTGGACTCTGTTGCGGGAGAAAGAAACACTAATTCGGGTAAAATATAGGGAAGAGATGCATGTCAGCAACTCGCACTTAAGTTGGAATTACGGTTTAGTTCAGGTCACTTGAGGATGCATGTCAGCAACTCGCATTTAAGTTGGAATTACTGTTTAGTTCAGGTCACTTGAGCTATCACGtagatatatatttttgagGCTCGTAGACGATTTTTGTGATTGATTGAAACCTCTTCTAAGCTTACTATAACACTGTCATTTAATGTCAAGATGCCTTTTCATATATCTAAAGACTAAAGTACATAGGCTCAGCACTTTATTGGGGAATGGTTATAATACGAAATTCTGACATGGAAATCATTATTGTATACTAAGAAGAGGATCATAAAATTGTAGTTATCTgacaaaccaaaattaaattagttgttTGTCAATAACTGAAAAAAATGAGCCTGCAATGTGAAATTCTTGCATCCATACCAATTGTAAGGAAGAATAATAGTATGTCATGATGATTGTACACTGGCATTACCATTTTATTTAGATGATTTATATGTTAAAGCTCAAATGTTGATTCttgaaagtaaaaaaatacCATCTAGCCATCCAATGATAGATTAGATGGATGCACAAGACTGATAGAATGTGTAATGAACCTTGAGAGGACAGATATGCTAATGCTAAACTTGTTGATGGCTTCcattttctttgaatttttttattagtggaTGTGATAGTAGCTCAAGAGAATCCGCATTATATTTCTAATTGATTGTTTTGCAAATTagctatatatataaatataatttttcctGTTGGTTGATGAGGAAATTTTATATAGGAATTCTATGCGAGCTTGCAAACTGAATTCAGCAGTGAAGTTGAACTTCTCGCAAAAATTGATCATCGGAATTTGGTGAAGTTGCTTGGTTTTGTTGATAAAGGAGATGAGCGTCTTATTATTACAGAGTATGTGCCGAATGGTACTCTTAGAGAACATTTGGATGGTATGCTCATATTATCTAGAGCATCTAAATCTCATTTTGACGATAAGCTTTACACTAATGGCTTTGTTTTAATTCCCTGCAGGTCAGCGTGATAAAATTTTGGACTTCAATCAAAGGCTTGAAATAGCCATTGATGTTGCTCATGGTCTTACTTATCTTCATACATATGCAGGTTGAATAACTATTAAAATTGGCTATTTGCTCGTGAACTTCCGTAATTCTATAAACTAGGATATTGAACTCAATTTCTGAGAAGGATATTTAAGAATTTTCTGTTAGTATATAGCTGGAGTTCTCGTACATATTTGATTAGACTATGTAGCACGGAAGCACTGAAATTGTTACGTTAAAATGGAAATTaggaaaaaaacaatttataagaataaaaatataaagtttcgaAGTTTTAGAGGCATTTCCAAAAAGTAAAATAGAATGCCGAAACACAGGACTCAAGAAGTTTCTCTGCAACATAGATTACAGATTGTAGCGAGATAATTGCAGTAATAAGTTATACTAGAACTGTAAGACCTCAGCATGTATAATGATAAAAGTTAATTTGCTATGGCTTTCGACTTTGATTTTGGGTGTTATACCATCTAGTATAGTATTGATACTTGCTGAAACTTTTTAGCATCCATGATTAGAACTTCCACTGCACCGAGTTTACattttttcttccttttcttgattgttttttaaatgctttacattttttcttcattttcttgttttttaaaTGCTTCTGTCATTATATGCCTCATTTAATTCCTAGACGTCACGTTTGACTTGTGTGCTCTTGACTTAACAACAGAGAAGCAAATTATCCATAGAGATATCAAATCATCAAATATTCTTTTGACGGAGAGCATGAGGGCGAAGGTTGCTGATTTCGGATTTGCAAGACTTGGTCCAATGGACTCTGATAAAACTCATATTTCAACTAAAGTAAAAGGGACAGTGGGTTATCTTGACCCTGAATATATGAAAACCTATCAACTTACCACCAAGAGTGATGTATACTCATTTGGGGTTTTGCTTCTAGAAACTCTGACTGGCCGCCGTCCTGTAGAGCTGAAGAGACCTTCAGATGAGCGTGTGACTCTCAAATGGGTAAGCTTACTTTTTACTTCATGCTTATGAGATTTATCTTCTGGTAATTATGCTTTCAAGTTTGCCCAGTCAGTACCTCCGTACATTTCCAGTAGATTATTACAGATATGTGAGAATAGTTGCTGTCCATGAGGAACCACAATGATAGGTCTCCTATAATAGAAAGCTATGCCAACGAAAACTTATTGAGTCGTACATTTCAgcgttttatttttgtttttgaaaatgctTGTGAAACCCCGAACTCtacatttttaacttattcttgtaaaaaatggTGT
This region of Mercurialis annua linkage group LG1-X, ddMerAnnu1.2, whole genome shotgun sequence genomic DNA includes:
- the LOC126662265 gene encoding calmodulin-binding receptor-like cytoplasmic kinase 3, giving the protein MRMEQIISLRMAISAFSLLLLVQLPSVLASRFALHSKVCGTDHIAYSNFHGHEVFYINRSQVDKSSFCKALYYHYANNCIFESYHGISHCASELSVAGWSLKLGRKLLLKDIGQDTPPKDKMNDSKSFSTTKQVGIVASGIVAISCLLICPCFYGKRKATSHTVLAKDPVSMDSVKSLDNNSASEKVPPSPLRVPPSPKYSISPKLSRLGSIHLNLSQVARATQNFSRSLQIGEGGFGTVYRAQLEDGQVVAIKRAKKEFYASLQTEFSSEVELLAKIDHRNLVKLLGFVDKGDERLIITEYVPNGTLREHLDGQRDKILDFNQRLEIAIDVAHGLTYLHTYAEKQIIHRDIKSSNILLTESMRAKVADFGFARLGPMDSDKTHISTKVKGTVGYLDPEYMKTYQLTTKSDVYSFGVLLLETLTGRRPVELKRPSDERVTLKWAFRKFSEGCVVDMVDPLMEERVHGKVLMKMFALAIQCAAPVRLDRPDMKTVGELLWSIRADYVKSLTAKRTSTSTS